One genomic segment of Erythrolamprus reginae isolate rEryReg1 chromosome 2, rEryReg1.hap1, whole genome shotgun sequence includes these proteins:
- the LOC139158391 gene encoding histone H2B 1-like: protein MAAKQQGKRKVRDANKKKIQKKHQLAKRKQKQKQKKLQPRKQKHQACRVKGRVKQQPSATKTVDSGPERICSPKLFAAKIFRQMPKVRMEVKARSLMKTLLTDVYDHVATEVENLSQKNELSSISGTDVQAALKEAMMKEMAKHSAEPTSTECA, encoded by the coding sequence ATGGCCGCCAAACAGCAAGGCAAAAGGAAAGTCAGAGacgcaaacaaaaagaaaatccagaagaAGCACCAACTGGCTAAGcggaagcagaagcagaagcagaagaaacTGCAGCCAAGGAAACAGAAGCACCAGGCTTGTCGGGTCAAAGGTCGGGTCAAGCAGCAGCCCTCTGCCACCAAGACAGTAGACAGTGGCCCAGAGAGGATCTGCTCCCCAAAGCTCTTTGCCGCCAAGATCTTTCGGCAGATGCCCAAGGTGCGAATGGAGGTCAAGGCCAGGAGCCTGATGAAGACCTTGCTGACCGACGTCTATGACCACGTGGCCACAGAGGTGGAGAATCTGAGCCAGAAGAACGAGCTGTCCAGCATCAGTGGCACAGATGTGCAAGCCGCCTTGAAGGAAGCCATGATGAAGGAAATGGCCAAGCACTCGGCCGAGCCCACCAGCACCGAATGTGCCTAG